The following coding sequences are from one Oligoflexus sp. window:
- a CDS encoding CoA pyrophosphatase produces the protein MPSAAMMPHISHLQPALDHWPAHMHCRASAVLMLFIPDPEPHAPARIVFTRRSTLVRTHKGQIGFPGGRREEADASPIVTALRETHEEIGLPPEAVEVLGMLPTLPSLDRRSVVPIVGYSHVDLGTLASNADEVAELFALPWPSLSPEVMQNLRFNVFGRWRETPYFPASGYHVWGLTAWMLMTAALRL, from the coding sequence ATGCCCAGCGCCGCGATGATGCCCCATATCAGTCATCTGCAGCCCGCCCTGGACCATTGGCCCGCGCACATGCACTGTCGGGCCTCAGCGGTTCTTATGCTGTTCATTCCTGATCCCGAGCCGCATGCTCCCGCTCGAATCGTCTTCACCCGTCGCTCCACGCTTGTGCGCACGCATAAGGGTCAGATAGGTTTTCCCGGTGGTCGCCGCGAAGAGGCCGATGCCAGTCCGATCGTCACCGCCCTGCGTGAAACTCATGAAGAAATAGGTTTGCCGCCCGAGGCAGTGGAAGTGCTCGGTATGCTGCCGACGCTGCCCAGCCTGGATCGAAGATCGGTGGTGCCGATCGTGGGCTACAGCCACGTGGACCTCGGCACGCTGGCCTCCAACGCCGATGAGGTGGCCGAACTTTTTGCGCTGCCCTGGCCCAGCCTCAGTCCCGAAGTCATGCAAAACCTGCGTTTCAACGTCTTTGGCCGTTGGCGCGAAACGCCTTATTTTCCAGCCTCGGGTTATCATGTCTGGGGCCTGACAGCGTGGATGCTGATGACGGCGGCGCTGCGTTTATAA